One Alkaliphilus sp. B6464 genomic window carries:
- a CDS encoding M23 family metallopeptidase encodes MSLENNNNNDRNKKEKKSLYQTMDKQGFYIILILCVAIIAATAIWVNNQKEDYFIGEGPTNPFEEDMQPEVTLVEDNEAVEETDDAQETGKIGQGKPVEEDEKSSDAPKNQVKQDGKDNKKEDIQKDSGKEEKLEETAVPEASEEASASVSMMVPVIGRLTLPFADDHLVYHKTLDQWSTHKGIDIQATEGSPVKAALDGEIVEVINDTIMGITITIKHNDDMLTRYSNLSTDAMVKVGDQVEKGQTISGVGKTASNKTLEGPVLHFQVLKDDKFIDPQIYLGKLNK; translated from the coding sequence ATGTCATTAGAAAATAACAATAACAATGACAGAAATAAAAAAGAAAAAAAGTCCCTTTATCAAACTATGGACAAACAAGGATTTTATATTATTTTAATACTATGTGTAGCTATCATTGCTGCTACAGCCATTTGGGTCAATAACCAGAAGGAAGATTACTTCATTGGTGAAGGTCCCACTAATCCATTTGAGGAAGATATGCAGCCAGAGGTAACCTTAGTGGAAGACAATGAAGCTGTAGAAGAAACTGATGATGCACAGGAAACAGGGAAAATTGGTCAAGGGAAACCAGTAGAAGAAGATGAAAAATCTTCTGATGCTCCAAAGAATCAAGTAAAGCAAGATGGTAAAGACAATAAAAAAGAAGATATTCAAAAAGATAGTGGTAAAGAAGAAAAATTGGAAGAAACAGCTGTACCAGAAGCTAGCGAAGAAGCTTCAGCTAGTGTAAGTATGATGGTTCCAGTAATAGGAAGATTAACACTACCTTTTGCAGATGATCACTTAGTTTATCATAAAACTTTAGATCAATGGAGTACTCATAAGGGAATAGACATTCAGGCGACAGAAGGATCACCGGTAAAGGCAGCCCTTGATGGTGAAATAGTAGAGGTTATTAACGATACTATTATGGGAATTACTATTACAATTAAACATAATGATGATATGCTTACAAGATATAGCAATCTGTCTACAGATGCAATGGTTAAGGTGGGAGATCAAGTTGAAAAGGGGCAAACTATTAGTGGAGTTGGTAAAACGGCATCCAATAAAACTTTAGAAGGCCCAGTACTACATTTTCAAGTACTTAAAGATGATAAGTTTATAGATCCACAAATATACTTAGGTAAATTAAATAAGTAA
- the spoIID gene encoding stage II sporulation protein D — translation MKGIVWGIIFFVVVTLFMPMFIVTSCDISIPNRDKPIEKKIVESDLVVTVYNHATDKIMELGLEEYIIGVVAGETPAAFEIEALKAQAVAARTYALWKRSAYVEAGNPDHPGAILCTSHLHCQEWLSPEDLRERHGKKWIKEYLPKIEDAVMSTKGVIMTYNMKPIEPLYHSTSGGRTENSEDVFTTAVPYLRSVSSPYEEGSPVLVDQYKISIKDFISTIKGKYKDLKVDDKKIASEINILERSSGGNIKKIKIGNKEFTGREVRELFGLRSANFTVDIRGKDIHFTTKGYGHGVGMSQWGANGMAKQGSTFSDILKHYYQGVTLSVLKSHK, via the coding sequence ATGAAGGGTATTGTTTGGGGAATTATTTTTTTTGTAGTTGTGACTTTATTTATGCCAATGTTTATAGTAACTAGCTGTGATATATCTATTCCAAATAGAGACAAGCCTATAGAGAAAAAAATTGTAGAGTCAGACTTAGTTGTAACAGTATATAACCACGCTACAGACAAAATTATGGAGCTAGGACTAGAAGAATATATTATAGGAGTTGTTGCTGGAGAGACACCAGCTGCATTTGAAATAGAAGCTCTAAAGGCTCAAGCTGTGGCTGCCAGAACCTATGCCCTTTGGAAAAGAAGTGCATATGTAGAAGCAGGAAATCCAGATCATCCTGGAGCGATTCTATGCACCAGTCATCTCCATTGTCAGGAGTGGCTATCTCCGGAAGACCTTAGAGAACGCCATGGTAAGAAGTGGATAAAAGAATATCTACCTAAAATAGAAGATGCAGTAATGTCTACTAAGGGGGTTATTATGACTTACAATATGAAGCCTATCGAGCCCCTATATCACTCTACAAGTGGAGGGCGTACAGAAAACTCAGAAGATGTATTTACCACTGCCGTCCCATATTTACGAAGTGTGTCCAGTCCCTATGAAGAAGGGTCTCCAGTGTTGGTAGATCAATATAAAATTTCTATAAAGGATTTTATATCAACAATTAAAGGTAAATATAAGGACTTGAAGGTCGATGATAAGAAAATTGCCTCAGAAATAAATATATTAGAAAGAAGTAGTGGAGGTAATATAAAGAAAATTAAAATAGGTAATAAGGAGTTTACAGGTAGGGAAGTTAGAGAGTTATTTGGCTTAAGATCGGCCAATTTTACTGTTGATATTAGAGGTAAGGATATACACTTTACTACAAAAGGCTATGGTCATGGAGTAGGTATGAGCCAATGGGGGGCCAATGGAATGGCTAAACAAGGTAGTACATTTAGTGATATTCTAAAACATTATTACCAAGGAGTCACTCTAAGCGTATTGAAGAGTCACAAATAG
- the murA gene encoding UDP-N-acetylglucosamine 1-carboxyvinyltransferase, giving the protein MSKIIVQKSRPLQGTVRVSGAKNAVLPILAATLLSTEKCVLEEVPALRDVDVICEVLSSLGADVKRLERDKIEVMAHDIDEIEAPYELVRKMRASFLVMGPLLARMGKARISMPGGCAIGTRPIDLHLKGFKALGAEITIGYGFVEATAERLIGSKIYLDFPSVGATENIMMAAVLAEGQTVIENAAEEPEITDLANFLNKMGADIKGAGTDTIKINGVEKLGGAVHSVIPDRIEAGTYMIAAAITGGNVLVDNVVPDHLKPVIAKLKECNIEVMEEGNGIRVIGKNRPKAVDIKTMPYPGFPTDMQSQFMALMSVADGTSIVIETVFENRFMHVSELKRMGADIKIEGRSAIIEGKEALLGAPVKATDLRAGAALILSGLVSDGITEITNTYHIDRGYVDIEEKLRSLGANIYREENLEEEEELA; this is encoded by the coding sequence TTGTCAAAAATTATCGTTCAAAAAAGCAGACCATTACAAGGAACTGTTCGTGTAAGTGGAGCTAAAAATGCTGTTTTGCCAATATTGGCAGCTACCTTGTTATCTACTGAAAAGTGTGTTTTGGAAGAAGTACCAGCTTTAAGAGATGTAGACGTAATTTGCGAAGTGTTATCAAGTCTTGGGGCAGATGTAAAGCGTTTAGAAAGAGATAAAATAGAAGTTATGGCACATGACATAGATGAAATAGAAGCGCCATACGAGCTAGTTAGAAAGATGAGGGCATCTTTTCTAGTTATGGGACCTCTTTTGGCTCGAATGGGCAAGGCAAGAATTTCCATGCCTGGTGGATGTGCTATTGGCACAAGACCTATTGACCTTCACTTAAAGGGCTTCAAAGCCTTAGGTGCAGAGATTACAATAGGTTATGGTTTTGTAGAAGCAACAGCAGAAAGATTAATTGGTAGTAAAATTTATTTAGATTTTCCTAGCGTAGGAGCTACAGAAAATATTATGATGGCTGCTGTATTAGCAGAAGGACAAACAGTTATTGAAAACGCAGCAGAAGAACCAGAAATTACAGATTTAGCTAATTTTCTAAATAAAATGGGAGCGGATATTAAAGGTGCAGGTACAGATACTATTAAAATTAATGGAGTAGAAAAGCTTGGAGGAGCTGTACACTCCGTTATTCCAGACAGAATAGAGGCAGGAACATACATGATAGCTGCAGCTATTACAGGAGGAAATGTCTTAGTAGATAATGTTGTACCAGACCATTTAAAGCCTGTTATTGCAAAACTAAAGGAATGTAATATTGAGGTAATGGAAGAAGGTAATGGTATAAGAGTTATAGGAAAAAACAGACCGAAGGCAGTAGATATTAAAACCATGCCTTATCCTGGATTTCCTACAGATATGCAGTCTCAATTTATGGCATTAATGAGTGTGGCAGATGGTACTAGCATAGTTATTGAGACTGTGTTTGAAAATCGATTTATGCATGTTAGCGAGTTAAAAAGAATGGGTGCAGATATTAAGATAGAAGGCCGTAGTGCTATTATAGAAGGCAAAGAAGCTTTACTAGGGGCACCAGTAAAGGCTACAGACCTAAGAGCTGGAGCTGCTTTGATTTTATCGGGATTGGTATCAGATGGAATAACAGAGATTACAAATACCTATCATATCGATAGGGGTTATGTAGATATAGAGGAAAAATTAAGATCTCTAGGAGCTAATATATATAGAGAAGAAAATTTAGAAGAGGAAGAAGAGTTGGCTTAG
- a CDS encoding YwmB family TATA-box binding protein produces the protein MRRYSLLGLISILLVGILYNSSAQPVKNIDADLLQEELLLLQAIEMGGFQMEEFNINKSGFIPNTFLTMEELEEKQTEIMDALNINGEVVRINMDEIQEYGHRDYFEDPLDIEAETILEQRVEDEGYHEIITFVPNEEGNVTVIKLLSTQIVGESETYIIVDIVENKRYKEIVDISNQVENILENYANEIQTTINLTGAHLGMLAKAEEKQKQEAIFSFLEAKKIEVLEDELFTSITAYSPLISSSINYGGRSVNLQLAMRYSEYEDKTYLWIANPLITTAY, from the coding sequence ATGAGAAGATATTCTTTACTCGGACTTATTTCTATTTTACTTGTAGGGATTTTATATAACTCATCGGCCCAGCCTGTTAAAAATATAGATGCGGATTTATTACAGGAAGAATTGCTACTTTTACAGGCTATAGAAATGGGTGGATTTCAGATGGAAGAATTTAATATAAATAAATCGGGTTTTATTCCTAATACATTTCTTACCATGGAAGAGCTTGAAGAAAAACAAACAGAGATAATGGATGCTTTAAATATAAATGGAGAAGTAGTACGAATTAATATGGATGAAATACAGGAATATGGACATAGGGATTATTTTGAAGATCCATTAGATATTGAGGCGGAAACTATTTTAGAACAAAGAGTAGAAGATGAAGGATACCATGAGATCATAACATTTGTACCTAATGAAGAAGGCAATGTTACCGTAATAAAACTACTTAGTACCCAAATAGTGGGAGAGTCTGAAACGTATATTATTGTTGACATAGTTGAAAATAAAAGATATAAAGAAATAGTGGATATTAGTAATCAAGTGGAGAATATACTAGAGAACTACGCAAATGAAATACAAACTACAATCAACTTAACAGGAGCACATTTAGGTATGCTTGCTAAAGCTGAGGAAAAGCAAAAACAGGAAGCAATATTTAGTTTTTTAGAAGCTAAGAAGATAGAAGTTTTGGAAGATGAACTTTTTACCAGTATTACTGCATATAGTCCATTAATTTCTTCCTCTATTAACTACGGGGGCAGAAGTGTAAACCTTCAGTTGGCTATGAGATACAGTGAATACGAAGATAAAACCTATTTGTGGATTGCCAATCCTCTGATTACTACAGCTTATTAA
- a CDS encoding YueI family protein, with product MMDKSELEKTIEYAIGGTPQIKPDEKRKWLGEFRERVILGLTMEQSSMIEAQDYVEDALKDNMAEIIIVNQKIPMEVMSKYMKLAKDTSKEFKTISTNSEEAMGIVVVSRQAVEREDVEVKIKEVPARFKETNSKEICGDCYKEVSVKWPSFSKRFKKFGLLDRIMGAKCPICKK from the coding sequence ATGATGGACAAAAGTGAATTGGAGAAAACGATAGAATATGCTATAGGTGGTACACCACAAATAAAGCCTGATGAAAAACGAAAATGGCTAGGAGAGTTTAGAGAAAGAGTCATATTAGGATTAACTATGGAGCAATCTTCTATGATTGAGGCACAAGACTATGTAGAAGATGCCTTAAAGGATAATATGGCAGAAATTATTATAGTAAATCAAAAAATACCTATGGAAGTAATGTCTAAGTACATGAAACTAGCTAAGGATACAAGCAAAGAGTTCAAAACTATATCTACTAATAGTGAAGAAGCAATGGGTATTGTAGTAGTTAGCCGCCAAGCCGTAGAAAGAGAAGATGTAGAGGTAAAAATAAAGGAAGTGCCTGCAAGATTTAAAGAAACTAATAGTAAGGAAATATGTGGAGATTGTTATAAAGAGGTAAGTGTTAAATGGCCTAGTTTTAGTAAAAGATTTAAAAAGTTTGGGCTTTTAGATAGAATCATGGGCGCAAAGTGCCCTATTTGTAAAAAGTAA
- a CDS encoding NusG domain II-containing protein yields the protein MFKIMTKADKILIIFILVASIASIFAIPTLLTSAGSEKQVVVNIDGKEVARFTLTNTPESEFKEIPFEVRGKEYKARFEMKDGKVMLHRLPDEVVPLSIHKEMGWISESYQMIVALPIRMYVTVEGATAADDDMFDIIVQ from the coding sequence ATGTTTAAAATAATGACTAAGGCAGATAAAATATTAATTATTTTTATTTTGGTAGCTAGTATAGCTAGTATTTTTGCCATACCTACATTACTAACAAGTGCAGGTTCTGAAAAACAAGTAGTTGTAAATATTGATGGCAAGGAAGTTGCTCGTTTTACATTAACAAATACTCCCGAATCGGAGTTTAAAGAGATTCCTTTTGAGGTTAGGGGAAAGGAATATAAAGCGCGGTTTGAAATGAAAGATGGTAAGGTAATGCTCCATAGACTACCAGACGAGGTAGTACCTTTAAGTATTCATAAAGAAATGGGATGGATTAGCGAGTCATATCAGATGATAGTGGCTCTTCCTATTAGGATGTATGTAACTGTTGAAGGTGCTACAGCAGCAGATGATGATATGTTTGATATTATAGTACAGTAA
- a CDS encoding F0F1 ATP synthase subunit epsilon, translating into MASTFRLQIVTPSRMFYDDEVEMTIVRTIEGDLGIMKNHALMVAPLNIGKVRIKKDGQFKEAAISEGFVQIESDYTRIITDSAEWPEEIDVKRAEEAKERAERRLAASKSDIDKVRAEIALKKALNRLDVADEKK; encoded by the coding sequence ATGGCATCTACATTTCGTCTTCAAATAGTTACACCAAGTCGTATGTTTTATGATGATGAAGTAGAAATGACCATCGTTAGAACTATAGAAGGTGACCTGGGGATTATGAAAAATCATGCGCTTATGGTAGCTCCTCTAAACATTGGAAAGGTTAGAATTAAAAAAGATGGGCAGTTTAAAGAAGCTGCTATCTCTGAAGGTTTCGTACAGATAGAATCAGATTATACTAGAATTATAACAGATTCTGCAGAATGGCCAGAGGAAATAGATGTTAAAAGGGCAGAAGAAGCTAAAGAAAGAGCAGAAAGACGCCTTGCTGCTAGTAAAAGCGATATAGATAAAGTAAGAGCAGAAATAGCTCTTAAGAAGGCTCTAAACAGATTAGACGTAGCAGATGAAAAGAAATAG
- the atpD gene encoding F0F1 ATP synthase subunit beta, protein MAEGNVGKLVQIIGPVVDIRFSRENLPNLLNAIEIEGPDGKIIVEVSQHTGDDTVRCVAMNSTDGLVRGMDAKDTGGPITVPVGRETLGRIFNVIGEPVDEKGPVNSKFNAPIHRQAPSFEEQATSSEILETGIKVVDLIAPYLKGGKIGLFGGAGVGKTVLIMELINNIAKEHGGLSVFSGVGERTREGNDLYNEMIESGVIDKTSLVYGQMNEPPGARMRVALTGLTMAEHFRDQEGQDVLLFIDNIFRFTQAGSEVSALLGRMPSAVGYQPTLATEMGALQERITSTKKGSITSVQAVYVPADDLTDPAPATTFAHLDATTVLSRQIVELGIYPAVDPLDSNSRVLDPAVVGAEHYKVARGVQEVLQRYKELQDIIAILGMDELSDEDKLTVARARKVQRFLSQPFSVAEQFTGMPGKYVPLKETIRGFREILEGKHDDIPESAFLFVGTIDEAVEKAKGK, encoded by the coding sequence ATGGCTGAAGGAAATGTAGGTAAGCTGGTACAAATAATTGGACCGGTTGTAGATATACGATTCAGCAGAGAGAATCTACCAAATCTATTAAATGCTATTGAGATTGAAGGACCAGATGGCAAAATTATAGTAGAAGTATCCCAACACACAGGAGATGATACGGTCCGTTGTGTTGCCATGAACTCTACGGATGGACTTGTTCGTGGCATGGACGCAAAAGATACAGGAGGTCCAATCACTGTTCCAGTAGGTAGGGAAACTTTAGGTAGAATTTTCAATGTAATAGGAGAACCGGTTGATGAAAAGGGGCCAGTTAATTCTAAGTTTAATGCACCTATTCATAGACAAGCACCAAGTTTTGAAGAACAAGCAACTTCTTCAGAAATTTTAGAAACTGGGATTAAGGTAGTAGACCTTATTGCACCTTACTTAAAGGGTGGAAAGATCGGTTTGTTTGGTGGTGCTGGGGTTGGTAAAACCGTATTAATTATGGAGCTTATTAACAACATCGCTAAAGAGCACGGTGGACTTTCTGTATTCTCCGGAGTAGGAGAGAGAACAAGGGAAGGAAACGACCTATACAATGAGATGATAGAGTCTGGAGTTATCGACAAAACATCTCTAGTTTATGGACAGATGAACGAACCACCAGGAGCCAGAATGCGTGTTGCCTTAACAGGACTTACAATGGCAGAACACTTTAGAGATCAAGAAGGACAAGACGTACTTTTATTCATTGATAATATATTCAGATTTACACAGGCAGGTAGTGAGGTTTCAGCTCTACTTGGACGTATGCCTAGTGCTGTTGGATACCAACCAACACTAGCTACAGAAATGGGTGCACTTCAAGAAAGAATCACTTCTACTAAGAAGGGCTCTATCACTTCTGTACAGGCAGTTTATGTACCGGCAGATGACTTAACTGACCCAGCTCCTGCTACAACATTTGCTCACTTAGATGCTACTACAGTACTTTCTCGTCAAATAGTTGAGCTTGGTATTTATCCTGCCGTAGATCCACTAGATTCTAACTCTAGGGTATTAGATCCAGCTGTTGTAGGAGCAGAGCATTATAAAGTAGCCAGAGGGGTACAGGAAGTACTTCAAAGATATAAAGAGCTACAAGATATTATCGCTATTTTAGGTATGGATGAATTATCAGATGAAGATAAATTAACAGTTGCTAGAGCAAGAAAAGTCCAGCGTTTCCTTTCTCAACCATTCAGTGTTGCAGAGCAGTTTACTGGTATGCCTGGTAAATACGTTCCACTTAAGGAAACAATTAGAGGATTTAGAGAAATATTAGAAGGAAAGCACGATGATATTCCAGAGTCAGCCTTCCTATTTGTAGGAACAATTGATGAAGCTGTAGAAAAAGCTAAAGGGAAGTAG
- the atpG gene encoding ATP synthase F1 subunit gamma, translated as MAGLGMRDIKRRIKSVNSTKQITKAMELVASSKMKKSRERLEKTRPYFNAVRDAVSDIISSTKGVKHELITPREVKNTGYIVISADRGLAGGYNANVIKAATGHMKEKNKVSVISIGQKARDYFRKRNYDLDGEFTHISEDPTYSDAQKIGRLSVELYKQGLVDEVYLVYTEFLTTISYNPKVIKLLPLESQADETKKEKVKSTELMSYEPSPEAVLSYLIPKYIDSTIYGALVESATSYQSATKIAMESATDNATEMIDKLQLQYNRARQASITQEITEIVGGAEALS; from the coding sequence TTGGCTGGATTAGGAATGCGGGATATTAAGCGTCGTATTAAGAGTGTTAACAGTACAAAGCAAATTACAAAGGCTATGGAGCTAGTAGCTTCTTCTAAAATGAAAAAATCAAGGGAACGTCTAGAAAAGACAAGACCTTACTTTAATGCAGTAAGGGATGCTGTTAGTGATATAATATCCAGTACCAAAGGAGTAAAGCATGAGCTTATTACTCCAAGGGAAGTCAAAAATACTGGATATATTGTAATTTCGGCAGATAGAGGGCTAGCTGGAGGCTATAACGCCAATGTTATTAAAGCAGCGACTGGGCATATGAAGGAAAAGAATAAGGTATCTGTAATATCTATTGGACAAAAGGCAAGGGACTACTTTAGAAAAAGAAACTATGATTTAGATGGTGAGTTTACCCATATTTCTGAAGACCCTACTTACTCAGATGCACAAAAGATCGGAAGATTAAGTGTAGAATTATATAAACAGGGTTTGGTTGATGAGGTATATTTAGTGTATACAGAATTTTTAACCACTATTAGCTATAATCCAAAGGTTATTAAGCTTTTGCCTTTAGAGTCACAGGCTGATGAAACTAAAAAAGAAAAGGTAAAATCAACGGAACTTATGAGCTATGAACCTTCTCCAGAAGCAGTTTTAAGCTATTTGATTCCTAAATATATAGACAGCACTATTTATGGAGCTCTTGTAGAATCTGCTACTAGTTATCAAAGTGCTACAAAGATAGCTATGGAAAGCGCTACAGATAATGCAACTGAAATGATTGATAAGCTGCAGTTACAATATAACCGTGCAAGACAGGCATCTATCACCCAAGAGATTACAGAAATTGTTGGAGGAGCCGAAGCATTGAGTTAA
- the atpA gene encoding F0F1 ATP synthase subunit alpha: MNLRPEEISSIIKEQIKRYENKLEVKDVGTVIQVGDGIARIHGLEKCMAGELLEFPNSIYGMALNLEEDNVGCVLLGSDEAIREGDTVKRTGKIVEVPVGEALLGRVVNALGQPIDGKGPISANTYREVERVAPGIIARKSVHEPMQTGIKAIDSMIPIGRGQRELIIGDRQTGKTALAIDTIINQKNTDVICIYVAIGQKKSTVAQIKDTLEKAGAMDYTIIVSSTADELAPLQYLAPYAGCAMGEEFMENGKHVLIIYDDLSKHAVAYRAMSLLLRRPPGREAYPGDVFYLHSRLLERAAKLSDERGGGSLTALPLIETQAGDVSAYIPTNVISITDGQIFLETELFNAGVRPAVNPGISVSRVGGSAQIKAMKKVAGTLRLELAQYRELAAFAQFGSDLDKETQERLSQGERILEILKQPQYDPMPVEKQVMIIYATTKKYLTDIAVEDIRDFEADFLKFMDNEYPEVGKAIVTTGNLDGETEEKLKEAIESFKKQFKAERE, translated from the coding sequence GTGAATCTCAGACCTGAGGAAATTAGTTCAATTATTAAAGAACAAATTAAGAGATATGAAAATAAATTAGAGGTCAAGGATGTTGGTACCGTTATCCAGGTTGGAGACGGTATTGCAAGAATCCACGGGCTGGAAAAGTGTATGGCTGGAGAACTTTTGGAGTTTCCTAACTCAATATATGGAATGGCTTTAAACCTTGAGGAGGACAACGTTGGTTGCGTTCTTTTAGGCTCCGATGAAGCTATTCGTGAAGGTGATACAGTCAAACGTACTGGGAAAATCGTAGAAGTCCCAGTAGGAGAAGCATTACTTGGACGTGTTGTTAATGCTTTAGGACAACCTATCGATGGTAAAGGTCCTATTAGTGCTAATACTTATCGTGAAGTAGAAAGAGTTGCACCAGGGATTATTGCGAGAAAATCTGTTCACGAGCCTATGCAAACAGGAATAAAGGCCATAGACTCTATGATACCAATTGGTAGAGGACAAAGGGAGCTTATTATAGGTGACCGTCAAACAGGAAAAACTGCTCTAGCTATCGATACAATAATTAACCAAAAAAATACAGACGTAATTTGTATTTATGTGGCTATCGGGCAAAAGAAATCAACTGTAGCACAGATTAAGGATACTTTAGAAAAAGCTGGTGCTATGGATTATACTATTATAGTATCATCCACTGCAGATGAACTTGCACCGCTTCAATATTTAGCACCTTATGCAGGATGCGCTATGGGTGAAGAGTTTATGGAAAATGGAAAGCATGTTTTAATCATATATGATGACCTTTCAAAACACGCTGTAGCATATCGTGCCATGTCATTGCTACTTAGAAGACCACCGGGACGTGAGGCTTACCCTGGAGATGTATTCTACTTACACAGTAGATTACTAGAAAGAGCTGCAAAGCTAAGTGATGAAAGAGGCGGAGGTTCATTAACCGCACTACCTCTTATTGAAACCCAAGCAGGAGATGTTTCTGCATATATTCCAACTAACGTAATTTCTATTACAGATGGTCAGATATTCTTGGAGACAGAGCTTTTTAATGCTGGTGTTAGACCTGCGGTAAACCCTGGTATTTCAGTATCTAGGGTTGGTGGTAGTGCTCAAATTAAAGCTATGAAAAAAGTAGCTGGTACTCTAAGACTTGAACTTGCTCAATATAGAGAGCTTGCAGCCTTTGCTCAATTCGGATCAGATTTAGATAAAGAAACTCAAGAACGTTTATCCCAAGGGGAAAGAATTCTTGAAATATTAAAGCAACCACAGTACGACCCAATGCCTGTTGAAAAGCAAGTAATGATTATATACGCTACAACTAAGAAATATCTAACGGATATTGCAGTAGAGGATATTAGAGATTTTGAAGCAGACTTCCTAAAGTTTATGGACAATGAGTATCCTGAAGTAGGAAAAGCTATTGTTACTACAGGAAATCTTGATGGAGAAACAGAGGAGAAGCTAAAAGAGGCTATAGAAAGCTTTAAGAAGCAGTTCAAGGCAGAAAGGGAATAA
- a CDS encoding F0F1 ATP synthase subunit delta — MAELVSKRYASALFEIAFEEQVYEKVKDELNFIVDCFKSEPQLYQILKSPLISADEKKDMVSNVFKDRVSQEVFNFLRIIIDKGREGYIEAMVKEYIALADAVKNKVDAVAITAIPMDKQDLLKLQVNLSMSSGKNIQLQNQVDPTIIGGVLVKIGDKVIDGTVKSRLANMQEQLSQILV; from the coding sequence ATGGCAGAATTAGTATCTAAAAGATATGCAAGTGCCCTTTTCGAAATTGCTTTTGAAGAGCAGGTCTATGAAAAGGTAAAGGATGAACTTAACTTTATAGTAGACTGTTTTAAAAGTGAGCCACAGCTTTATCAAATATTAAAAAGTCCTTTAATTTCTGCTGATGAGAAAAAAGATATGGTGTCTAATGTTTTTAAAGATAGAGTAAGTCAAGAAGTTTTTAACTTCTTACGTATTATTATAGACAAAGGAAGAGAAGGTTACATTGAGGCTATGGTTAAGGAGTATATAGCCTTAGCTGATGCTGTTAAAAATAAGGTAGATGCAGTAGCAATCACTGCTATACCTATGGACAAACAGGATCTATTAAAGCTACAAGTAAATCTTTCTATGTCTTCAGGAAAAAATATTCAATTACAAAATCAAGTAGACCCTACAATTATTGGAGGAGTTCTTGTGAAAATTGGTGATAAGGTAATTGATGGAACTGTTAAAAGTCGACTTGCAAACATGCAAGAGCAATTGTCACAAATATTAGTATAG
- the atpF gene encoding F0F1 ATP synthase subunit B: MLGLVEFNATFFMQLVNTLIMFLILKHFLFKPVTEFMDKRTKTIEASIQEAELKNKQSDELKAQYESKLTEIKKERNQIIDDATKRAQSRSDEIVDAADEEARKAIERARMEIEREKQKMMNDLKGEISQLAIAAAEKVIEKDLDQRAHQQMIQQFIDKAGETQWQN; this comes from the coding sequence ATGCTTGGATTAGTGGAATTTAATGCTACATTTTTTATGCAGCTAGTAAATACCTTAATAATGTTTTTAATATTAAAACATTTTTTATTTAAGCCAGTAACAGAATTTATGGATAAACGTACAAAAACTATAGAAGCTTCCATACAGGAGGCAGAACTTAAAAATAAACAATCCGATGAATTAAAGGCTCAATATGAAAGTAAGTTAACAGAGATTAAAAAAGAAAGAAACCAAATAATTGATGATGCCACAAAGAGAGCTCAAAGTAGAAGTGATGAAATAGTTGATGCAGCAGATGAAGAAGCAAGAAAAGCTATTGAAAGAGCAAGAATGGAAATTGAAAGAGAAAAACAAAAAATGATGAATGACTTAAAGGGTGAAATTTCTCAGCTTGCTATTGCTGCAGCAGAAAAGGTAATCGAAAAGGATCTAGATCAAAGGGCTCACCAACAAATGATCCAGCAATTTATTGATAAGGCAGGGGAAACACAATGGCAGAATTAG
- the atpE gene encoding ATP synthase F0 subunit C: protein MEPITGRALILAASAIGAGLAMIAGLGPGIGQGIAAGKGAEAVGRQPEAQGDILRTMLLGQAVAETTGIYSLVIALILLFANPLLGLL, encoded by the coding sequence ATGGAACCAATTACAGGTAGAGCATTAATATTAGCAGCATCAGCTATAGGAGCAGGATTAGCTATGATCGCAGGTCTAGGACCAGGGATTGGACAAGGTATTGCAGCAGGTAAAGGCGCAGAGGCAGTAGGTAGACAACCAGAAGCACAAGGAGATATTTTAAGAACTATGTTACTTGGACAAGCGGTTGCAGAGACAACAGGTATTTATTCACTAGTTATTGCGTTAATATTATTATTCGCTAATCCGTTATTAGGGCTACTATAA